The DNA sequence TGGTGATATCGAGAACACCCTCGATCAATCCATCGGCCACGAGTTTCTCCATCGCCTGGCCTCCGGTGCCCGTTGCATGGAAGACCAGCGGATCGAAGCCGCGTGCCTCAAGCTGTTCGCGGACCATGTCCACACAGGGGGTTGTCACGCCGAACATGGTCAGGCCCAGGGCAGGGCGGTCTGCCGGGAATTCGGAGCGGCGTGATACCATTCCCGCGATCGCGTGAGCTGCGTTGCTCAAGACCCGCCGCGAAACGGAATTCAACCCGGCGACATCGACCACGGAATACATCAGCGTAATATCGCTGAAGCCGACGTAGGGACGTGTATTTCCACTGGCCACCGTCGAAACGATCAGCTTGGGAAAGCCAACCGGCAGCGCCTGAAATGCCGGAGCAACCAGTGCTGTGCCTCCGCTGCCACCCAAAGCGATGACTCCGTCAACCCTGCCTGCACTGACTTCGGCGGGTAACCAGTGCTCAAGTGCCGTCGCCATCGCCGTAATCGCTGCGCCCCGGTCTGTGTGTCCCAGTACCTGTTCCGGCCCACCCGGGTGAGAGCCGGCAATGGTTTCAGCAGAGACATCCGCTCGCTCTGATCGACCCTGTGTGCTGACATCGACTAGAACCACATCAACACCGGCACGACGGATCACATCCGCAACGAAGCAGAGTTCCTCGCCTTTGGTATCCATCGTCGCCAGGGCATAGACGGTTGGTTGCATAAGAAACTTTCTGATCGTGGCTAGCTGAGATTGACTATGGATCGTGGTTTATAGTGTGGCTGTCGAGATCGAGATGTCAAGTCTTGCTTGAGACTCAGAAACCGCTCTTTCATTCCTGCTACAGTTTGTTAAGATCTCTCTGTCTTCGGGAAGCAGAGACGAACCATTTCATATTACCCACCTGTAAGGAATACACCCATGCTCAGAATGAGTCTGAACCCGCTGCTGACCTGCTGCCTGCTGACAGTTTTGCTCACGTCTTGCGCAAAGGAAGAGCCTGCTGCCAACCAGGCATCAGAAAATGGTGCCGAAACCATCGGCGATGTGAAACCGCTGGTGAACCGGGTGCTGACTCAGGAAGAACAGGCGCAACTGACGCCGGAGCAGGTACTCACAATGCTCAAAGAGGGAAATCAGCGCTTCGTGGCAGGGACGCTCACCGCCCGCGATCATTCCAAACTGGTTCGAGAGGCGGCTCTGGGGCAGTATCCCAAAGCGGTGATTCTTTCCTGTCTTGATTCGCGAATTCCTGTGGAAGACGTTTTCGATCGGGGCATCGGCGATATTTTCGTGGCGCGTGTGGCGGGGAACTTCGAAAATACCGACATCCTGGGCAGTATGGAGTTTGCCTGTAAGGTCTCGGGTTCCAAGCTCGTCTTTGTTTTGGGACACGAGAGTTGTGGCGCGATCCGCGGGGCGATTGACGGCGTCGAACTGGGCAATATCACCGCGATGCTGGCCAACATCAAGCCAGCCGTCGAGCACTTCAAAGATTACGAGGGAGAGCAAACGGGGCAGAACCCTGAGTTCGTCAAGATGGTCACCAAACAGAATGTGCTGGCAACCATCGATCGCATTCGGACCAACAGCCCGATTCTTAAAGAAATGGAACTGCAGGGGGACATCAAAATCGTCGGCGGAATCTATAACATGGATACCGGCACTGTCACCATGCTGGAAGAGTAGTGGCTGAGTCCCTGATCATTCTGATCGCAGGATTTTTTCCATCTTCTTCCCTTTGGCCAGTTCATCGACCAGCTTATCCAGGTACCTGACCTGCCGCGTTAACGGGTTTTCAATCTCTTCCACCCGATAGCCGCAAATCACGCCTGTGATAAGATGTGCGTTGGGGTTTAACTTTGCGCGTTGAAAGAATTCTTTGAACGTGATCTGGTCTTTGATCTGTTTCTGCAGTGCCTTCTCGTTAAAGCCCGTCAGCCAGCTGATCACCTGATGTAATTCTTCCCTGGTCCGACCTTTCTTTTCCACCTTGGTTACGTAGTGTGGATACACGGCAGCAAACGTCAGTTTGGCAACGCGTTCGTGATGATCGTTGGCACTGGTCACCTTGGGATACTCCTGTTTCGGGTTGTAGAGTTTAGTTGTGCACCGCTTCGCGAATACACTACCAGAGATTACGAGTTCGCTGGAGTTGCATGAAGGGATACCGCGTTATCATGATAAAGATAATTCAGGCTGGCAATAGTTTCCTCCTGAGATCCACCGGGTACCAGGAGTACTCAGGAATTTTGGAATCTGCATTGAAAAGCAGTCACTTTCTGAGTGCCATGTTTTCGTAAAGAATGTTACAATATTGTTGAAGGTGGACTCAGACACCTGATCAAATGGAGCCTTTGGGGCCGAAAATATCTGCAACATGATCATACAGCAATAACCGAAGGGGTTGTCATGCCTACATCCGATTTTCTTTCCCGCCGTCAGTTTGTCCTGTTAGCCGCTGCTGCCGCAGCTTCCCATCCTCTGCTGGCGCAAGGTGCCAAAAGTGAGGAAGGCTATCTCAACGGTCGTCTCTATAAAACCTTGAAAATCGGGATGGTACGGGCCGGAGACAGTCT is a window from the Gimesia benthica genome containing:
- a CDS encoding Tm-1-like ATP-binding domain-containing protein, yielding MQPTVYALATMDTKGEELCFVADVIRRAGVDVVLVDVSTQGRSERADVSAETIAGSHPGGPEQVLGHTDRGAAITAMATALEHWLPAEVSAGRVDGVIALGGSGGTALVAPAFQALPVGFPKLIVSTVASGNTRPYVGFSDITLMYSVVDVAGLNSVSRRVLSNAAHAIAGMVSRRSEFPADRPALGLTMFGVTTPCVDMVREQLEARGFDPLVFHATGTGGQAMEKLVADGLIEGVLDITTTEVADELVGGIMPGGPRRFEVILERGLPYVLSLGALDMVNFGARETVPAPFADRQFLIHNPQVTLMRTTAEENRQFARWIAEKINRSTSPVEILIPEQGISMLDKTGEAFYDPQADQCLFETLEQEIQQTADRRVTRHDCHINDAAFAEALVSAFARVSGNRFQ
- a CDS encoding carbonic anhydrase family protein, giving the protein MLRMSLNPLLTCCLLTVLLTSCAKEEPAANQASENGAETIGDVKPLVNRVLTQEEQAQLTPEQVLTMLKEGNQRFVAGTLTARDHSKLVREAALGQYPKAVILSCLDSRIPVEDVFDRGIGDIFVARVAGNFENTDILGSMEFACKVSGSKLVFVLGHESCGAIRGAIDGVELGNITAMLANIKPAVEHFKDYEGEQTGQNPEFVKMVTKQNVLATIDRIRTNSPILKEMELQGDIKIVGGIYNMDTGTVTMLEE
- a CDS encoding DUF2200 domain-containing protein; translated protein: MTSANDHHERVAKLTFAAVYPHYVTKVEKKGRTREELHQVISWLTGFNEKALQKQIKDQITFKEFFQRAKLNPNAHLITGVICGYRVEEIENPLTRQVRYLDKLVDELAKGKKMEKILRSE